One Paenarthrobacter aurescens TC1 DNA window includes the following coding sequences:
- a CDS encoding hypothetical protein (identified by Glimmer2; putative) — MAEIPTPYTSSTPALKETAEELRARIPGWGVDLDPADRPSYPREQPGIETGARWDFPERQPEKWPRERSVEHAFVTPVFGTSTPPKGISGALRKYAYRKYSEGRAAHWLVLIAADRVDAWESHLRSFATLRPDNPVTETGVLSEFSHHGASSRVGKRRADLNHQWIDPILVGAPWVLAGLGAVAALRTLRKHRPA; from the coding sequence ATGGCTGAAATACCAACGCCTTACACCTCCAGCACCCCCGCGCTGAAGGAGACTGCGGAGGAGCTGCGGGCACGGATTCCGGGATGGGGCGTTGACCTCGACCCGGCGGACAGACCCTCCTACCCCCGCGAGCAGCCCGGTATCGAGACCGGTGCGCGCTGGGACTTTCCCGAACGTCAGCCGGAGAAGTGGCCCAGGGAACGGTCCGTTGAACACGCTTTCGTGACCCCCGTCTTTGGCACCTCAACCCCTCCCAAGGGTATCTCCGGTGCGCTTCGGAAGTACGCGTACCGGAAGTACAGCGAGGGCCGCGCAGCCCACTGGCTGGTCCTGATCGCCGCCGACAGAGTGGACGCGTGGGAAAGCCACCTGCGTTCGTTCGCAACCCTGCGACCGGACAACCCGGTGACCGAAACCGGTGTGCTCAGCGAGTTCTCCCACCATGGTGCGAGCTCCCGCGTCGGGAAAAGGCGCGCCGACCTGAACCATCAGTGGATCGACCCCATCCTCGTCGGCGCCCCGTGGGTACTGGCGGGACTGGGGGCAGTAGCCGCCTTGAGAACGCTGCGAAAGCACCGTCCGGCCTGA
- a CDS encoding putative alcohol dehydrogenase (identified by match to protein family HMM PF00107), with translation MRSMVYRGPYKVRVEEKDIPQIEHPNDAIVQVKLGAICGSDLHLYHGMMPDTRVGMTFGHEFVGVVHEVGSSVQNLEVGDRVMVPFNIYCGSCYFCSRGLYSNCHNVNPNATAVGGIYGYSHTCGGYDGGQAEFVRVPFADVGPTTIPDWMDEEDAVLLTDALPTGYFGAQLGDIAEGDTVVVFGAGPVGLFAAKSAWLMGAGRVIVIDHLEYRLEKARSFAHAETYNFVEYDDIVVHLKKATDYLGADVVIDAVGAEADGNFLQHVTSSKLKLQGGSPIALNWAIDSVRKGGTVSVVGAYGPLFSAVKFGDAMNKGLTLRMNQCPVKRQWPRLFEHIRNGHLKPSDIVTHRIPLEHIAEGYHIFSAKLDDCIKPLIVATSA, from the coding sequence ATGCGATCCATGGTGTATCGCGGGCCTTATAAGGTGCGCGTGGAAGAGAAAGACATACCGCAGATCGAACATCCCAATGATGCGATCGTGCAAGTGAAATTGGGGGCCATCTGCGGCTCAGACCTGCACCTTTATCACGGCATGATGCCGGACACGCGGGTCGGGATGACCTTCGGACATGAGTTTGTGGGCGTGGTCCACGAGGTGGGTTCCTCAGTCCAAAACCTGGAGGTCGGGGATCGGGTCATGGTTCCGTTCAACATCTACTGCGGGTCCTGCTACTTCTGCTCCCGCGGCCTGTATTCCAACTGCCACAACGTCAATCCGAACGCCACCGCCGTGGGCGGCATTTACGGCTACTCCCACACCTGCGGGGGTTACGACGGCGGCCAGGCTGAGTTTGTGCGCGTGCCATTCGCTGATGTGGGTCCCACCACGATTCCGGACTGGATGGACGAGGAGGACGCCGTACTGCTCACCGACGCCCTGCCCACTGGCTACTTCGGCGCCCAGTTGGGCGACATTGCCGAAGGTGACACCGTTGTGGTGTTCGGTGCCGGCCCGGTGGGACTGTTCGCAGCGAAGTCAGCCTGGCTCATGGGAGCGGGGCGGGTGATCGTCATCGACCACCTGGAATACCGACTGGAAAAGGCCCGCTCATTCGCCCACGCCGAGACCTACAACTTTGTGGAGTACGACGACATTGTGGTGCACCTGAAGAAAGCCACGGACTATCTGGGCGCCGACGTCGTCATCGATGCGGTGGGAGCCGAAGCGGACGGCAACTTCCTCCAGCATGTGACCAGCAGCAAGCTGAAACTGCAGGGCGGATCCCCCATCGCCCTCAACTGGGCCATCGACTCCGTCCGCAAGGGCGGCACTGTGTCAGTCGTGGGCGCCTACGGGCCGCTCTTCAGCGCCGTGAAGTTCGGCGACGCGATGAACAAAGGGCTGACGCTTCGGATGAACCAATGCCCGGTCAAAAGGCAGTGGCCCCGGTTGTTCGAACACATCCGGAACGGGCACCTCAAACCCAGTGACATTGTCACCCACCGCATCCCTCTGGAGCACATCGCCGAGGGCTACCACATCTTCTCGGCGAAGCTTGATGACTGCATCAAGCCCCTCATCGTCGCAACCTCGGCCTGA
- the fdhA gene encoding glutathione-independent formaldehyde dehydrogenase (identified by match to protein family HMM PF00107), translated as MKAVVYKGPNDVSVEDVPDAKIERPADVLVRITSSNICGSDLHMYEGRTSFETGRTFGHENLGEVIEVGSAVSKVKVGERVVLPFNIACGFCKNCERGFTNYCLTMQPEPKLAGAAYGFADMGPYQGGQAEYLRVPYGDFNCLRLGEDAEEKELDYVMVADIFPTGWHATEMAGVYPGDSVVIYGAGPVGLMAAYSAIIKGAGKVMVVDRQSDRLKLAEQIGAIPVDDSKVDPVEFVKDQTMGFGADRGCECVGYQAHDPSGNEQPNLTLNRLVDSVRFVGGLGVVGVFLPQDPGAPDELAKQGQVAFDYGNYWFKGQTMGSGQCPVKKYNRALRDLIAGGKASPSFLVSHELPLDKAPEAYRNFDDRVDGWTKVVLHPAGS; from the coding sequence ATGAAGGCAGTAGTCTACAAAGGACCGAACGATGTCAGCGTCGAGGACGTACCTGACGCCAAGATTGAGCGCCCCGCCGACGTGTTGGTGCGAATAACGTCGTCGAATATTTGCGGTTCCGATCTGCATATGTACGAGGGCCGCACCAGCTTCGAAACCGGACGCACCTTCGGGCACGAGAACCTCGGTGAAGTGATCGAGGTCGGCTCAGCAGTGAGCAAGGTCAAGGTGGGCGAACGGGTGGTACTGCCGTTCAACATCGCCTGCGGATTCTGTAAGAACTGTGAACGGGGCTTCACCAACTACTGCCTGACCATGCAGCCCGAACCCAAGCTCGCCGGCGCGGCGTACGGGTTCGCGGACATGGGCCCGTATCAAGGCGGACAGGCCGAGTACCTGCGCGTGCCGTACGGAGACTTCAACTGCCTGCGTTTGGGCGAGGACGCCGAGGAGAAGGAACTCGACTATGTCATGGTCGCGGACATCTTCCCCACCGGATGGCACGCAACCGAGATGGCCGGCGTTTACCCCGGCGACTCGGTAGTCATCTACGGCGCAGGGCCAGTAGGACTTATGGCAGCCTACTCGGCCATCATCAAGGGCGCCGGAAAAGTCATGGTGGTGGACCGGCAAAGTGACCGCTTGAAGCTTGCCGAACAGATCGGTGCCATCCCTGTAGACGATTCCAAAGTGGACCCTGTTGAGTTCGTCAAAGACCAAACCATGGGGTTCGGGGCTGACCGGGGTTGCGAGTGCGTCGGGTACCAAGCCCACGACCCGAGCGGAAACGAACAGCCCAACCTGACGTTGAACCGCCTGGTGGACTCCGTCCGGTTCGTCGGCGGCCTAGGCGTAGTAGGCGTGTTCCTGCCGCAGGATCCTGGAGCCCCGGACGAACTAGCCAAGCAGGGGCAGGTGGCCTTCGACTACGGAAACTACTGGTTCAAAGGACAAACGATGGGCTCCGGTCAGTGCCCGGTCAAGAAATACAACCGGGCCCTTCGCGACCTCATTGCCGGCGGGAAGGCCAGCCCCTCCTTCCTCGTCAGCCACGAACTGCCACTGGACAAGGCCCCGGAGGCCTACAGGAACTTCGATGACCGCGTCGACGGTTGGACCAAAGTGGTCCTCCACCCGGCCGGCTCCTAG
- a CDS encoding hypothetical protein (identified by Glimmer2; putative), with protein MSELRVGDNLPLELLSFSAVGCPVWSGQHEIEEMCVLDAGHTGRHIAIDAAMVVRAMWE; from the coding sequence ATGAGCGAACTTCGCGTGGGCGACAACCTCCCCTTGGAGCTGTTGAGTTTTAGCGCCGTCGGGTGCCCTGTCTGGTCAGGTCAGCACGAAATCGAGGAGATGTGCGTTCTCGATGCCGGGCATACTGGACGGCACATCGCAATCGACGCGGCCATGGTTGTCCGTGCCATGTGGGAATGA
- a CDS encoding putative EAL domain protein (identified by match to protein family HMM PF00563) produces MCPALTDGVPPHKSVGSRWLLCLLFGGVLSTLSVLLPLAFGLEPWAGLEAHARVCTLITVLLFPAAVHGTWRLIRHRDGELIEASHTFGPMELATADVPRALSRRDQDIAARVDSLLTTRSLTVVFQPICHLGTGEVVGVEALTRIIGPPFRSVDQWFTDAESIGRGLELEFLALKMALAAAAGLPAHVYVAVNLSPSACLDVRLSGIVRKSGLRPERIVVELTERSPVADYARLTAALAPLRSAGVRIAIDDVGAGFSSMRHILRLNPELIKLDRSIVAGVDTNPGQKALLAAMLSFSSHIGAGLVAEGIETSSELATLAELGVKTGQGYLLGRPSVLRAIGSHSWWRNRLPASAIDDRHHIQG; encoded by the coding sequence ATGTGTCCAGCTCTGACTGACGGCGTCCCCCCTCATAAGAGCGTTGGTAGTCGATGGTTGTTATGCCTGCTGTTCGGTGGGGTGCTGTCAACGTTGTCGGTACTCCTGCCCCTCGCTTTTGGACTTGAGCCGTGGGCCGGCCTGGAGGCGCATGCCAGAGTGTGCACCCTCATCACGGTCCTGCTTTTCCCGGCCGCAGTTCATGGCACGTGGCGGCTCATTCGGCACCGAGACGGTGAGCTCATCGAAGCCTCACATACCTTCGGCCCTATGGAGCTCGCCACCGCGGATGTCCCGCGTGCGCTGAGCCGAAGGGACCAGGACATTGCGGCACGCGTCGATTCTCTGTTGACCACCCGGTCACTAACCGTGGTTTTCCAGCCGATCTGTCATTTGGGAACGGGCGAGGTTGTAGGCGTCGAAGCGCTCACGCGCATCATAGGCCCTCCGTTCAGGTCTGTAGATCAGTGGTTCACAGACGCAGAGTCAATCGGTCGCGGCCTCGAACTCGAATTCCTGGCCTTGAAAATGGCACTGGCCGCCGCTGCGGGTCTTCCTGCCCACGTCTACGTCGCCGTCAATCTCTCACCATCTGCGTGCCTTGACGTGAGGCTAAGTGGGATCGTGAGGAAATCAGGTCTCAGGCCGGAGCGAATCGTCGTAGAGCTGACCGAGCGCTCACCCGTAGCTGACTACGCCCGTCTCACGGCAGCGCTCGCCCCACTGAGAAGCGCTGGGGTACGCATAGCTATTGATGACGTCGGAGCCGGGTTCTCCTCCATGCGACACATCCTGAGGCTCAATCCGGAGCTCATCAAACTCGACCGGTCAATCGTCGCGGGAGTTGATACCAATCCTGGCCAGAAAGCTCTGCTCGCGGCGATGCTCAGCTTCTCTTCCCACATCGGGGCCGGGCTGGTCGCCGAGGGAATTGAAACCAGTTCCGAATTGGCCACGCTGGCTGAGCTGGGAGTTAAGACCGGACAAGGGTACCTCTTGGGGCGACCCTCTGTGCTTCGGGCGATCGGGTCCCACTCGTGGTGGCGGAACCGGTTGCCAGCAAGTGCGATTGACGATCGTCACCATATCCAGGGCTGA
- a CDS encoding hypothetical protein (identified by Glimmer2; putative) — MENTSRDNPVGRPDGAPHDHVRRYAVPVGLSPEEKFEHWRSWYGSAIDAPVRLEKTDKLVRPSFNPTALSLDGPGFSLVDVTNEPADCFWSGETRPSDWLVYFRTACNKFSFSGRGESVSPGTVRFFDLSLPGNFHAPAGFSAVRIHFDRDLLGLDDKAMKRLKELADIRSNPILRGLILPALSGWQRTVIAQEIQHLQPVARSMMLALVSSLLETPADPGDLKLARIATIKKFVRKNFRSPALTVDEVVAYSFLSRRALYYLFDDETLQVSGYIRALRTLEAIDLLAEANSWRRSLTDIAGASGFTTLPAMRRAVKELTGLSLRDAQEKPVLLQIRAAELRKQTEL; from the coding sequence ATGGAAAACACTTCTCGCGACAATCCCGTTGGCAGACCGGACGGCGCACCGCATGATCACGTACGGCGCTACGCGGTTCCGGTCGGGCTCAGTCCCGAAGAAAAGTTCGAACACTGGCGAAGCTGGTACGGCAGTGCAATTGACGCTCCAGTTCGGCTGGAAAAGACCGACAAGCTGGTACGACCGAGTTTCAATCCAACAGCCCTGAGCCTGGACGGTCCCGGCTTCAGCCTTGTCGATGTCACGAATGAACCCGCCGATTGTTTCTGGAGCGGTGAAACGAGGCCCAGCGATTGGCTTGTATATTTCAGAACTGCCTGTAACAAGTTCAGCTTCTCGGGACGCGGGGAGTCCGTCTCGCCCGGGACAGTCAGGTTCTTTGATCTTTCTTTGCCGGGCAACTTCCATGCACCAGCCGGTTTTAGCGCTGTGCGGATCCACTTCGATCGGGACCTGCTGGGCTTGGACGACAAAGCCATGAAACGGCTGAAAGAGCTGGCTGATATCAGAAGCAATCCCATCCTGCGTGGGTTGATTCTTCCTGCCCTGTCTGGGTGGCAGCGGACGGTCATTGCGCAGGAGATCCAACATCTCCAGCCGGTCGCCCGGTCCATGATGTTGGCTCTGGTCAGCTCCTTGCTTGAAACCCCGGCCGATCCCGGGGATCTCAAGCTGGCCCGCATCGCAACGATCAAGAAATTCGTGCGCAAGAACTTCAGAAGTCCTGCGCTCACCGTTGACGAGGTTGTAGCTTACTCTTTTCTTTCACGCCGGGCGCTCTACTACCTTTTCGACGACGAAACACTTCAGGTCAGCGGATACATCCGCGCCCTGCGGACCTTGGAGGCCATTGATCTCCTCGCCGAGGCAAACTCATGGAGACGTTCCCTGACGGACATAGCGGGCGCCAGCGGGTTCACAACCCTCCCAGCCATGCGGCGCGCTGTCAAGGAACTCACTGGCCTCTCGTTGAGGGACGCGCAGGAGAAGCCAGTACTACTGCAGATTAGAGCCGCCGAACTAAGAAAACAGACCGAGTTGTGA
- a CDS encoding putative thioredoxin reductase (identified by match to protein family HMM PF00027; match to protein family HMM PF00070; match to protein family HMM PF07992), translating to MQPFADSGPVETPDVSGAYPRLSQAQIDLLSRVGTIRGSAAGEVLTREGDLDGDFFVVLQGTVVVVEGLLDVQGNQAAQLGPGTHILEVHGPGRFLGELGLVEGQPSFVSSVSAEASKVLQISGEDLRRVVLTDAAVGETILRAYLQRRILLIGTGAGIRIVGSRFSRDTLRLLEFSASNRLPHRLVDLENDGQAQAILDRVGIPAGDLPAVVLNASQVLRNPSNADLALATGLRAVKEHSTTYDLMVIGAGPAGLAAAVYAASDGLSVVLKEGGGLGGQAGTSPRIENFLGFPAGISGGELTERAILQARKFGVHINVACGARTIALTDGGFRAEFNGSGPASSRAALLATGVHYRRLPIAGLESLEGNSVFYAATVHEARLCGSQPVTVVGGGNSAGQAALFLAGTGAAVRLVVRGTDLRADMSRYLADRIEEQSAITVLLGATIVGVSGSGALEQVVVDLRATGEQHTFDSRYLFIFIGAVPHTEWLQGTLALDDKGFILTGADLGEFPPEFSHLGRRRLPLETSVPGMFAVGDVRHGSVKRVTAAAGEGSTAVAMIHEHLRLLRFGPSSDAEPLASDRTSATTA from the coding sequence ATGCAGCCTTTCGCAGACTCCGGGCCGGTTGAAACACCGGATGTCTCCGGCGCCTATCCGCGGCTAAGCCAGGCCCAGATCGATTTACTGAGCAGAGTCGGCACCATCAGGGGTTCCGCCGCCGGCGAAGTCCTCACACGGGAGGGCGACCTCGACGGCGACTTCTTCGTCGTTCTGCAGGGCACCGTAGTGGTCGTGGAGGGGCTATTGGACGTTCAGGGCAACCAGGCCGCGCAGCTGGGTCCAGGCACGCACATCCTCGAAGTCCACGGTCCTGGACGGTTCCTCGGGGAGCTGGGCCTGGTCGAGGGGCAACCATCCTTTGTCAGTAGCGTGTCCGCCGAAGCTTCCAAGGTGCTGCAGATCAGTGGTGAAGATCTGCGCCGCGTGGTTCTGACGGACGCCGCGGTGGGTGAGACCATCCTCCGTGCGTATCTTCAGCGCCGCATCCTGCTGATCGGTACCGGCGCGGGCATCCGGATCGTCGGCTCCCGCTTCAGCCGCGACACCCTCCGCCTCCTGGAGTTCTCCGCCTCCAACCGTTTGCCGCACCGACTGGTTGATCTTGAGAACGACGGCCAAGCACAAGCCATTCTGGACCGGGTCGGTATCCCCGCGGGCGACCTTCCCGCAGTGGTGCTGAATGCTTCGCAAGTCCTCAGGAACCCCTCAAACGCAGACCTGGCCCTCGCCACGGGATTGCGAGCTGTCAAAGAACATTCGACCACCTACGATCTCATGGTGATCGGCGCTGGTCCTGCTGGCCTGGCGGCGGCCGTGTATGCAGCATCCGACGGACTGTCCGTCGTCCTTAAAGAGGGCGGCGGGCTGGGTGGGCAGGCAGGTACCTCACCGCGGATCGAAAACTTTCTCGGCTTCCCCGCCGGCATCTCCGGCGGCGAACTCACAGAAAGGGCGATCCTTCAGGCCCGAAAGTTCGGGGTACATATTAACGTCGCCTGCGGGGCACGCACCATCGCCTTGACGGATGGCGGTTTCCGCGCCGAGTTCAACGGCAGCGGCCCTGCCTCATCACGGGCCGCTCTGCTGGCAACAGGGGTCCACTACCGCCGGCTGCCGATTGCTGGGCTGGAGTCGCTGGAGGGAAACAGCGTCTTCTACGCCGCCACTGTCCATGAAGCCAGGCTCTGCGGATCGCAACCAGTGACAGTCGTCGGCGGGGGAAACTCCGCCGGCCAGGCCGCGCTTTTCCTGGCCGGCACCGGAGCAGCAGTGCGTCTGGTGGTGCGGGGGACGGACCTGCGCGCGGATATGTCGAGGTACCTCGCGGACCGGATCGAAGAGCAATCTGCCATAACGGTGCTTCTGGGGGCCACTATCGTGGGCGTCAGTGGTTCAGGCGCACTGGAACAGGTCGTGGTCGATCTGCGGGCCACGGGTGAACAACACACCTTCGATTCCCGCTACCTCTTCATTTTCATCGGTGCCGTACCGCACACAGAATGGTTGCAGGGTACGCTCGCGCTGGATGACAAAGGCTTCATTCTGACCGGCGCTGACCTCGGGGAGTTCCCTCCAGAATTCAGCCATCTGGGGCGCAGAAGACTACCCCTCGAAACCAGCGTACCCGGGATGTTCGCGGTGGGGGATGTTCGGCATGGATCAGTGAAACGTGTAACAGCTGCTGCCGGTGAGGGCTCAACAGCGGTGGCCATGATCCACGAACACCTGCGCTTACTCCGGTTTGGGCCGTCGTCGGACGCTGAACCATTAGCCTCAGATCGCACATCGGCCACAACAGCTTAA
- a CDS encoding conserved hypothetical protein (identified by similarity to RF:ZP_00572214.1): MTTRIPDPHLAQIRPVRVRTPEGCEECLSLGTPWVHLRLCLSCGHVGCCDSSPMRHARAHATELHPIVLSLEPGENWRWCYPHEAFV; the protein is encoded by the coding sequence ATGACTACACGAATTCCCGACCCGCATCTCGCGCAAATTCGTCCGGTTCGGGTGCGCACGCCGGAAGGCTGCGAGGAATGTCTATCCCTGGGTACTCCTTGGGTTCACTTGAGGCTGTGTCTGTCCTGCGGCCATGTCGGGTGTTGTGATTCGTCGCCCATGCGGCACGCCCGAGCCCACGCCACCGAGTTGCATCCAATCGTTCTTTCCTTGGAGCCCGGCGAGAATTGGCGCTGGTGCTATCCCCACGAGGCATTCGTCTAA
- a CDS encoding hypothetical protein (identified by Glimmer2; putative), giving the protein MTANNDVTSALTNGVGTIRPGERGAPDIAQY; this is encoded by the coding sequence GTGACAGCCAACAACGATGTTACGTCGGCACTGACCAATGGTGTGGGTACCATCCGGCCCGGCGAGCGGGGTGCACCAGATATAGCCCAGTACTAG